One window of the Amia ocellicauda isolate fAmiCal2 chromosome 18, fAmiCal2.hap1, whole genome shotgun sequence genome contains the following:
- the LOC136714005 gene encoding uncharacterized protein LOC136714005 isoform X4, whose amino-acid sequence MTAREEKQQLKKEKDQGKVKEISGAESGWTGQVFCQICQLLCTNYDLHLNGKKHNQKLANLRKQEKHGGVDPEATQGGPEYAQEKEPKKRKKERKELGDPPFCKLCQFQSLNRENFHTHLCGKKHQKKVLAIRSAEAADPKANTGPALPLKDYIKSKKRVEPIIGLQFVTECRISNSPKSPVYLCHFCSESMNKKQIILHLTSWQHRFAYLVRKFPELLPYGWMYKNFEHMESVLQHRASTVEMREGPGQCEIIILPDTYNYEEVQVVRPCSNTGNDSNGTAARPMTLQQYIGDPQRTQPLLGLRFLTEFRQSDGSEPHVYLCEVCKKKVSDEFILSHMTGFKHVVSCLEHLGHNPLDKDNLPKDVIDRSKVLTEMAKQVKETEAPEDVQIMKLNPLAMKQIRGMSVHFALKMMQKIKKASGEQGAGQPEDGEIQKMIEELMADQTGVDTDTKSNSKGSTHTAQKQQSKPVNRAVEEGPTLACSVVLVDYLKSPFRTEPVIGLSSIIECRSSIGWPPPYYYLCELCTAKMREDYIISHIISSLHRFFYIKACNPSLLDSSEKDPQLSTMGPFLHKTASDLQEQEGHGEVQVVTLSHAIYNKIVLQSYQSAYMEVKDARQYKLGLFTGLITGLKKPTRRERHRTRKPETGLDHRTLKGGSHTDEPAKYSDHKHARRRPRTGHRSRSREPAERWSGEPWRSTHDHRELAGYEEITGDRGHPQPAEHFTPRHGLPQYLASRNPEDIGTSEGGLPHMHPDSQSALMHQHGYQGHQQLDAQPILMRPLSPHRQPFPKRRPSPMCALDREFYPERHAGPHGQAFPSGVQENVFPDVTPVPTPGEGRTVLLHPVGPQGHTLPRRLPAHLPPEGLMVTVRPSIVQDERFPERMPESAVRYESRRSVMLPGSSLSRTFPERTGQDRTAYPNRTESKRFAREVDEGGKGKHSFKEEKKQKLLELLMGLLDSEGTEGVTHHKPDQHQMMPGSTAPLGLTEHLPDRHSGTAPPRRIHPTKEQMVIEYEYSRGRDDESPLSAPDLDQHRSSWAGGGSGRGHSWGMEFDTSFPAVPGNTDHRKHHSAMKQEESWATSQRGEGFSHDRYTEELESACYDAGRYAGPQGGSEFPAPAGYNRVPAKVGGQNVSEFLRGIRYSEDRTRRTSPSGSHATRLATAPGEGYWGEAAAGRGYRDRVQGVRDNKTGGLVGDRWSTNYSVGGIPFGPGGRLAAASAYPPEATQGRQLDRTSVLGKRGWEKLDGFQPSPYGGYENWESQSPRPPPTKIPGLDQSDSQKDPTEELMKLWKNISREQQVRQ is encoded by the exons atgaCAGCCCGAGAAGAGAAACAGCAgctgaaaaaggaaaaggatCAGGGGAAAGTGAAGGAGATCAGTGGTGCTGAGAGCGGATGGACCGGCCAGGTGTTTTGCCAG ATCTGTCAACTCTTGTGCACAAATTACGATCTTCACCTGAACGGAAAAAAACATAATCAG AAATTGGCAAATCTTAGGAAGCAAG AGAAGCATGGCGGGGTGGATCCTGAAGCAACGCAGGGAGGACCAG AATATGCACAGGAGAAGGAaccaaaaaaaaggaagaaagaaagaaaagaattgGGAGATCCCCCATTTTGCAAG TTATGTCAGTTCCAGAGCCTAAACAGAGAGAATTTCCATACGCATCTGTGTGGAAAAAAGCACCAGAAG AAAGTGCTAGCGATCAGGAGTGCAG AAGCTGCTGACCCCAAGGCAAACACAG GTCCAGCTTTGCCCTTGAAAGATTACATTAAAAGTAAAAAGAGGGTCGAGCCCATCATAG GGCTGCAGTTTGTGACGGAATGCCGCATCTCTAACTCCCCCAAGTCTCCGGTTTATTTGTGTCACTTCTGTTCAGAAAGTatgaacaaaaaacagataATCCTGCACCTCACGAGCTGGCAGCACCGCTTCGCCTACCTG GTGCGCAAGTTTCCAGAGCTGCTGCCCTATGGCTGGATGTACAAGAACTTTGAACACATGGAGTCGGTGCTGCAGCACAGAGCCTCCACAGTGGAGATGAGGGAGGGGCCCGGCCAGTGTGAG ATTATCATCCTACCAGATACCTATAACTATGAAGAAGTTCAGGTTGTCAGGCCTTGCTCCA ATACAGGAAATGACAGTAACGGTACAGCAGCGAGACCGATGACCCTGCAGCAGTACATTGGAGACCCCCAGCGGACTCAGCCCTTGCTTG GTCTGAGGTTTCTGACAGAGTTCAGACAGAGTGACGGGAGCGAGCCCCATGTCTACCTTTGTGAGGTCTGCAAGAAGAAGGTGTCTGATGAGTTCATCCTCTCGCACATGACCGGCTTCAAGCATGTGGTCAGCTGCCTG gaGCACCTGGGTCACAATCCTCTGGACAAAGATAACCTCCCTAAAGATGTGATTGATCGGTCCAAGGTGCTGACGGAGATGGCCAAGCAGGTGAAGGAAACAGAGGCCCCAGAGGACGTGCAG ATTATGAAATTGAATCCACTGGCCATGAAACAAATCAGAGGGATGTCGGTTCACTTTG CTCTGAAAATGATGCAGAAGATCAAGAAGGCGAGTGGGGAGCAGGGCGCTGGCCAGCCTGAAG ATGGGGAGATCCAGAAGATGATTGAGGAGCTGATGGCTGACCAGACCGGAG TTGATACAGATACTAAATCCAACAGCAAAGgcagcacacacactgcacagaagCAGCAAAGTAAACCTGTAAACAGGG CTGTTGAGGAAGGACCAACTTTAGCGTGCTCTGTGGTGCTGGTGGACTATCTGAAGAGTCCGTTCAGGACGGAGCCTGTGATTG GTCTGAGTTCTATTATAGAGTGCCGCAGTTCCATAGGATGGCCCCCACCCTACTATTACCTGTGTGAGCTGTGCACCGCCAAGATGAGGGAGGATTACATCATCAGTCACATCATCAGCTCCCTCCATCGCTTCTTCTACATT AAAGCCTGCAATCCCAGCCTCCTTGACAGCAGTGAGAAGGATCCCCAGCTGAGCACCATGGGCCCCTTTCTGCACAAGACAGCCAGCGACCTCCAGGAGCAGGAGGGCCATGGCGAGGTGCAG GTGGTGACACTGTCTCATGCGATTTACAATAAAATTGTGTTGCAAAGCTATCAGTCAG CCTACATGGAGGTGAAGGATGCCAGGCAGTACAAACTAGGACTGTTTACAG GTCTCATTACAGGATTGAAGAAACCAACTCGGAGAGAGCGCCATCGGACCCGCAAGCCTGAGACAGGACTGGACCACAGGACTCTGAAGGGCGGGTCGCACACTGACGAACCTGCCAAGTACTCCGACCACAAGCATGCCAGACGCCGACCTCGGACTGGGCACCGGAGCAGGTCTCGAGAGCCTGCAGAGCGATGGTCTGGAGAGCCGTGGAGATCCACACATGACCACAGAGAGTTGGCAGGGTACGAGGAGATAACTGGAGACCGTGGGCATCCACAACCCGCTGAGCACTTCACCCCAAGACACGGCCTCCCTCAGTATTTAGCCAGCAGGAACCCTGAGGACATCGGAACATCAGAAGGGGGTCTCCCTCACATGCACCCTGACAGTCAGTCTGCTCTGATGCATCAGCATGGCTACCAGGGCCACCAGCAGCTGGATGCACAGCCCATCCTGATGCGCCCTCTCAGCCCCCACCGCCAGCCATTCCCAAAGAGGAGGCCGTCTCCAATGTGTGCCCTTGATCGGGAGTTTTACCCAGAGCGGCATGCTGGTCCCCATGGGCAGGCGTTCCCTTCAGGTGTCCAGGAGAATGTGTTCCCAGATGTAACACCAGTTCCTACACCAGGTGAGGGCCGGACTGTCCTGCTACACCCTGTGGGTCCCCAGGGACACACACTGCCAAGGAGATTGCCAGCTCATCTGCCCCCTGAGGGCCTGATGGTAACGGTGCGGCCCTCCATTGTGCAGGATGAGAGGTTTCCAGAGAGAATGCCAGAATCTGCCGTGCGGTATGAATCTCGGAGATCTGTAATGCTCCCTGGAAGCTCTCTGAGTCGGACATTCCCAGAGAGGACAGGTCAAGACCGCACAGCGTACCCCAATAGAACTGAGAGCAAGAGGTTTGCCAGAGAGGTGGACGAAGGTGGCAAAGGGAAGCACAGCTTTAAGGAGGAGAAGAAACAGAAGCTGCTGGAACTCCTCATGGGTCTGCTGGATTCCGAAGGGACAGAAGGTGTCACACATCACAAACCAGACCAACACCAGATGATGCCGGGAAGCACAGCACCCTTGGGTTTGACCGAACACCTTCCTGACAGGCACTCTGGCACAGCCCCTCCCAGGAGGATCCACCCCACTAAAGAGCAGATGGTCATCGAATATGAATACTCACGTGGTCGTGATGATGAAAGCCCATTGTCTGCACCAGACCTCGACCAACACAGATCCTCCTGGGCAGGCGGTGGCAGTGGCCGGGGGCACAGTTGGGGCATGGAGTTTGACACAAGCTTCCCTGCTGTTCCAGGGAATACAGATCACAGAAAACACCACAGTGCCATGAAGCAGGAGGAATCCTGGGCCACTTCCCAACGAGGGGAAGGTTTCTCACATGACCGGTATACTGAGGAACTTGAATCTGCATGCTATGATGCAGGCAGGTATGCAGGGCCACAGGGTGGCAGCGAGTTCCCTGCACCGGCTGGATACAATAGAGTCCCTGCCAAAGTCGGGGGCCAGAATGTGAGCGAGTTCCTCAGAGGGATACGATATTCTGAAGACCGCACCAGGAGGACCAGCCCCTCAGGGTCCCATGCTACCAGGCTGGCCACAGCTCCTGGAGAGGGGTACTGGGGGGAGGCAGCAGCAGGACGAGGGTATAGAGATAGGGTACAGGGGGTCAGGGACAACAAGACAGGTGGCCTGGTTGGAGATAGGTGGTCAACCAACTACTCGGTTGGAGGAATACCTTTTGGTCCGGGTGGAAGACTTGCTGCTGCTTCGGCCTATCCCCCCGAGGCTACCCAAGGCAGACAGCTGGACAGGACATCTGTCTTGGGGAAGAGGGGTTGGGAGAAACTTGATGGGTTTCAGCCCTCTCCTTATGGAGGCTATGAAAACTGGGAGTCTCAGAG CCCTCGACCTCCTCCCACCAAAATCCCTGGGTTGGATCAGTCTGACTCTCAGAAG GATCCCACGGAGGAGTTAATGAAATTGTGGAAGAATATCTCCCGGGAGCAG CAGGTGAGGCAGTGA